In the genome of Montipora foliosa isolate CH-2021 chromosome 3, ASM3666993v2, whole genome shotgun sequence, one region contains:
- the LOC137997482 gene encoding monocarboxylate transporter 10-like isoform X3, protein MCRTRHSPDSKWSWFAAICASFYVATSVGFFMSFGVLLAELMNEFGHGREETGIKEETSKLLDFSVFKFPRFSILIASFLLMCFGHFTPQLHLVKHCLELGISADSASKLFIFIGLTSSVARFVTGRLCDISWVNPTFVYQFGVLLVGFITTGLPIIKGYKGILMFAIIYGVGDGIIVTTMNTLLMFSVDEKYRAAAIGLGSSVISLGIAGGPPLAGFLADQLDGYSWSFRVAGILMLCAGILPVALVWLKKEEARSAELHNREAQNV, encoded by the exons ATGTGCAGGACGAGACATAGCCCTGATAGTAAATGGTCGTGGTTCGCAGCCATATGCGCTTCTTTTTATGTTGCAACCAGTGTTGGGTTTTTCATGAGCTTTGGCGTTTTGTTGGCTGAACTTATGAATGAATTTGGACATGGCAGAGAGGAAACTG GAATCAAAGAGGAAACAAGCAAGCTCCTAGACTTTTCAGTGTTCAAGTTTCCTCGTTTTTCCATCTTAATAGCGAGTTTCCTGTTAATGTGCTTTGGGCATTTCACACCACAGCTGCATTTG GTCAAGCACTGCCTTGAACTTGGCATTTCGGCTGATTCAGCATCCAAGCTTTTTATATTTATTGGTTTAACTTCTTCAGTGGCGCGCTTCGTCACCGGAAGATTATGCGACATTTCCTGGGTAAATCCAACGTTTGTTTATCAGTTTGGTGTCTTGCTTGTGGGATTCATAACAACTGGGCTTCCTATAATAAAAGGCTACAAAGGAATTCTTATGTTTGCTATAATTTATGGAGTTGGTGATGGCATTATTGTTACAACCATGAACACCTTACTCATGTTTTCGGTGGATGAGAAGTACAGAGCGGCCGCGATCGGACTCGGAAGCAGTGTAATCTCCCTAGGAATTGCGGGAGGACCTCCTCTGGCAG GATTCCTTGCTGACCAGCTTGATGGCTACAGTTGGTCCTTTAGAGTTGCGGGAATTTTGATGCTGTGCGCGGGAATCCTTCCCGTTGCTCTTGTATGGCTCAAAAAGGAAGAAGCTCGATCAGCGGAGTTACACAATAGGGAAGCTCAAAACGTGTGA
- the LOC137997482 gene encoding monocarboxylate transporter 2-like isoform X1 — protein MCRTRHSPDSKWSWFAAICASFYVATSVGFFMSFGVLLAELMNEFGHGREETVWIGSLAIALSYLLSPLASILSKSIGCRFTAITGGVLCVLSLLISSYSSSLALMYFTYSFLYGLGVSFIYLASLLITAKNFRKNQALAVGIVSVGESAGVLIFGPILQSLVDLVGWRGAFRIIIAFICFGCILSASFSEPLSDENESTNQAIRLESDNFCSTSNEPTTKNSENVLCNSKESLGFEGNDHKVCAKKSWDSPSPSVLKTPSLSSVSFSKEGIKEETSKLLDFSVFKFPRFSILIASFLLMCFGHFTPQLHLVKHCLELGISADSASKLFIFIGLTSSVARFVTGRLCDISWVNPTFVYQFGVLLVGFITTGLPIIKGYKGILMFAIIYGVGDGIIVTTMNTLLMFSVDEKYRAAAIGLGSSVISLGIAGGPPLAGFLADQLDGYSWSFRVAGILMLCAGILPVALVWLKKEEARSAELHNREAQNV, from the exons ATGTGCAGGACGAGACATAGCCCTGATAGTAAATGGTCGTGGTTCGCAGCCATATGCGCTTCTTTTTATGTTGCAACCAGTGTTGGGTTTTTCATGAGCTTTGGCGTTTTGTTGGCTGAACTTATGAATGAATTTGGACATGGCAGAGAGGAAACTG TTTGGATTGGATCCCTCGCAATTGCCTTGTCATATTTACTCAGTCCTTTGGCGTCAATTCTGAGCAAATCAATTGGATGTCGCTTCACTGCCATCACTGGGGGTGTCTTATGCGTCTTGAGTTTGCTTATATCATCGTATTCAAGTAGTCTTGCCTTGATGTATTTTACATACAGTTTTTTATACGGTTTGGGCGTATCCTTTATTTACTTGGCCTCCCTCCTCATCACCGCCAAGAACTTTCGAAAAAACCAAGCATTAGCGGTAGGGATCGTTTCAGTCGGTGAAAGTGCTGGTGTCCTTATCTTCGGTCCCATTCTCCAGTCGCTGGTAGATTTGGTTGGTTGGCGTGGTGCATTCAGGATCATAATTGCATTCATATGTTTTGGTTGCATTCTGAGCGCCTCATTCAGTGAACCGTTAAGTGATGAAAACGAGAGCACAAATCAAGCAATCAGATTAGAATCTGATAACTTCTGTTCCACTTCAAATGAACCCACCACAAAGAACTCTGAAAATGTACTCTGTAACAGCAAAGAAAGCCTAGGCTTTGAGGGTAACGACCATAAAGTTTGCGCTAAGAAGAGTTGGGACTCGCCTAGTCCCAGCGTGTTAAAAACTCCTTCGTTATCATCAGTTTCTTTTTCCAAGGAAGGAATCAAAGAGGAAACAAGCAAGCTCCTAGACTTTTCAGTGTTCAAGTTTCCTCGTTTTTCCATCTTAATAGCGAGTTTCCTGTTAATGTGCTTTGGGCATTTCACACCACAGCTGCATTTG GTCAAGCACTGCCTTGAACTTGGCATTTCGGCTGATTCAGCATCCAAGCTTTTTATATTTATTGGTTTAACTTCTTCAGTGGCGCGCTTCGTCACCGGAAGATTATGCGACATTTCCTGGGTAAATCCAACGTTTGTTTATCAGTTTGGTGTCTTGCTTGTGGGATTCATAACAACTGGGCTTCCTATAATAAAAGGCTACAAAGGAATTCTTATGTTTGCTATAATTTATGGAGTTGGTGATGGCATTATTGTTACAACCATGAACACCTTACTCATGTTTTCGGTGGATGAGAAGTACAGAGCGGCCGCGATCGGACTCGGAAGCAGTGTAATCTCCCTAGGAATTGCGGGAGGACCTCCTCTGGCAG GATTCCTTGCTGACCAGCTTGATGGCTACAGTTGGTCCTTTAGAGTTGCGGGAATTTTGATGCTGTGCGCGGGAATCCTTCCCGTTGCTCTTGTATGGCTCAAAAAGGAAGAAGCTCGATCAGCGGAGTTACACAATAGGGAAGCTCAAAACGTGTGA
- the LOC137997482 gene encoding monocarboxylate transporter 2-like isoform X2, producing MCRTRHSPDSKWSWFAAICASFYVATSVGFFMSFGVLLAELMNEFGHGREETVWIGSLAIALSYLLSPLASILSKSIGCRFTAITGGVLCVLSLLISSYSSSLALMYFTYSFLYGLGVSFIYLASLLITAKNFRKNQALAVGIVSVGESAGVLIFGPILQSLVDLVGWRGAFRIIIAFICFGCILSASFSEPLSDENESTNQAIRLESDNFCSTSNEPTTKNSENVLCNSKESLGFEGNDHKVCAKKSWDSPSPSVLKTPSLSSVSFSKEGIKEETSKLLDFSVFKFPRFSILIASFLLMCFGHFTPQLHLVKHCLELGISADSASKLFIFIGLTSSVARFVTGRLCDISWVNPTFVYQFGVLLVGFITTGLPIIKGYKGILMFAIIYGVGDGIIVTTMNTLLMFSVDEKYRAAAIGLGSSVISLGIAGGPPLAARRTGCI from the exons ATGTGCAGGACGAGACATAGCCCTGATAGTAAATGGTCGTGGTTCGCAGCCATATGCGCTTCTTTTTATGTTGCAACCAGTGTTGGGTTTTTCATGAGCTTTGGCGTTTTGTTGGCTGAACTTATGAATGAATTTGGACATGGCAGAGAGGAAACTG TTTGGATTGGATCCCTCGCAATTGCCTTGTCATATTTACTCAGTCCTTTGGCGTCAATTCTGAGCAAATCAATTGGATGTCGCTTCACTGCCATCACTGGGGGTGTCTTATGCGTCTTGAGTTTGCTTATATCATCGTATTCAAGTAGTCTTGCCTTGATGTATTTTACATACAGTTTTTTATACGGTTTGGGCGTATCCTTTATTTACTTGGCCTCCCTCCTCATCACCGCCAAGAACTTTCGAAAAAACCAAGCATTAGCGGTAGGGATCGTTTCAGTCGGTGAAAGTGCTGGTGTCCTTATCTTCGGTCCCATTCTCCAGTCGCTGGTAGATTTGGTTGGTTGGCGTGGTGCATTCAGGATCATAATTGCATTCATATGTTTTGGTTGCATTCTGAGCGCCTCATTCAGTGAACCGTTAAGTGATGAAAACGAGAGCACAAATCAAGCAATCAGATTAGAATCTGATAACTTCTGTTCCACTTCAAATGAACCCACCACAAAGAACTCTGAAAATGTACTCTGTAACAGCAAAGAAAGCCTAGGCTTTGAGGGTAACGACCATAAAGTTTGCGCTAAGAAGAGTTGGGACTCGCCTAGTCCCAGCGTGTTAAAAACTCCTTCGTTATCATCAGTTTCTTTTTCCAAGGAAGGAATCAAAGAGGAAACAAGCAAGCTCCTAGACTTTTCAGTGTTCAAGTTTCCTCGTTTTTCCATCTTAATAGCGAGTTTCCTGTTAATGTGCTTTGGGCATTTCACACCACAGCTGCATTTG GTCAAGCACTGCCTTGAACTTGGCATTTCGGCTGATTCAGCATCCAAGCTTTTTATATTTATTGGTTTAACTTCTTCAGTGGCGCGCTTCGTCACCGGAAGATTATGCGACATTTCCTGGGTAAATCCAACGTTTGTTTATCAGTTTGGTGTCTTGCTTGTGGGATTCATAACAACTGGGCTTCCTATAATAAAAGGCTACAAAGGAATTCTTATGTTTGCTATAATTTATGGAGTTGGTGATGGCATTATTGTTACAACCATGAACACCTTACTCATGTTTTCGGTGGATGAGAAGTACAGAGCGGCCGCGATCGGACTCGGAAGCAGTGTAATCTCCCTAGGAATTGCGGGAGGACCTCCTCTGGCAG
- the LOC137994896 gene encoding zinc finger protein 664-like isoform X1, giving the protein MWYIVEVIKNLSNKPKIEHLSVFWALQIVSIHQIRTKPTGHIRANEIQIKAEPDTAETEEVDTHTQMEEKSFQCTHCDKSFSQIGHLQRHIRTHTGQKPFHCKNCEKSFSDSGDLRRHERTHSGDKPFKCDQCDRWFRQRCHLKDHKKFHSGERPFECKMCEKAFTTSGSLKNHERIHSRERPYMCLECGKCFTEAGTLKRHQRTHSNEKPYGCQKCGKHFTRKETLKLHQRKSNCCETPNKKNQITFSLQELSKNIEIKEPLLPKNYSSFEEQQAYSASSKE; this is encoded by the exons ATGTGGTATATA gTTGAAGTTATAAAGAACCTAAGCAACAAGCCTAAAATTGAACACCTTTCAGTGTTTTGGGCATTGCAGATTGTCTCAATCCACCAAATTAGAACCAAGCCGACAG GTCATATTAGAGCTAATGAAATTCAGATCAAAGCTGAACCAGATACCGCAGAAACAGAAGAGGTTGACACACACACTCAAATGGAAGAAAAGTCATTTCAATGCACTCATTGTGACAAGTCTTTTAGCCAAATTGGGCATCTTCAAAGGCACATCAGAACACATACTGGTCAGAAACCTTTCCACTGCAAAAACTGTGAGAAATCTTTCAGCGACAGTGGAGATTTAAGGCGGCATGAACGAACTCATAGTGGAGACAAGCCATTTAAATGTGATCAGTGTGACAGATGGTTTCGACAGAGATGCCATCTTAAAGACCACAAAAAGTTTCACAGTGGTGAGAGGCCATTTGAGTGCAAGATGTGTGAAAAAGCATTCACCACATCAGGAAGTTTGAAAAACCATGAGAGAATACACAGCAGAGAGAGACCTTATATGTGCTTGGAGTGCGGTAAGTGTTTCACCGAAGCAGGAACTTTGAAAAGACATCAACGAACACACAGTAATGAGAAGCCCTATGGTTGCCAGAAGTGTGGGAAGCATTTTACCCGAAAGGAAACTCTTAAGTTACACCAAAGAAAAAGCAATTGCTGTGAAACACCAAacaagaaaaatcaaataactttcaGCCTTCAGGAGCTCTCAAAGAACATTGAAATTAAAGAACCACTATTGCCCAAGAATTACAGTAGTTTTGAAGAGCAACAAGCATACAGTGCTTCAAGTAAAGAGTGA
- the LOC137994896 gene encoding zinc finger protein 670-like isoform X2, with the protein MALTILGEKDIHDKEIITFTMCSIQPMTSLAGHIRANEIQIKAEPDTAETEEVDTHTQMEEKSFQCTHCDKSFSQIGHLQRHIRTHTGQKPFHCKNCEKSFSDSGDLRRHERTHSGDKPFKCDQCDRWFRQRCHLKDHKKFHSGERPFECKMCEKAFTTSGSLKNHERIHSRERPYMCLECGKCFTEAGTLKRHQRTHSNEKPYGCQKCGKHFTRKETLKLHQRKSNCCETPNKKNQITFSLQELSKNIEIKEPLLPKNYSSFEEQQAYSASSKE; encoded by the exons ATGGCCCTAACAATACTTGGGGAAAAGGATATACAT GATAAAGAGATCATCACATTTACTATGTGCAGCATTCAACCAATGACTTCTCTTGCAGGTCATATTAGAGCTAATGAAATTCAGATCAAAGCTGAACCAGATACCGCAGAAACAGAAGAGGTTGACACACACACTCAAATGGAAGAAAAGTCATTTCAATGCACTCATTGTGACAAGTCTTTTAGCCAAATTGGGCATCTTCAAAGGCACATCAGAACACATACTGGTCAGAAACCTTTCCACTGCAAAAACTGTGAGAAATCTTTCAGCGACAGTGGAGATTTAAGGCGGCATGAACGAACTCATAGTGGAGACAAGCCATTTAAATGTGATCAGTGTGACAGATGGTTTCGACAGAGATGCCATCTTAAAGACCACAAAAAGTTTCACAGTGGTGAGAGGCCATTTGAGTGCAAGATGTGTGAAAAAGCATTCACCACATCAGGAAGTTTGAAAAACCATGAGAGAATACACAGCAGAGAGAGACCTTATATGTGCTTGGAGTGCGGTAAGTGTTTCACCGAAGCAGGAACTTTGAAAAGACATCAACGAACACACAGTAATGAGAAGCCCTATGGTTGCCAGAAGTGTGGGAAGCATTTTACCCGAAAGGAAACTCTTAAGTTACACCAAAGAAAAAGCAATTGCTGTGAAACACCAAacaagaaaaatcaaataactttcaGCCTTCAGGAGCTCTCAAAGAACATTGAAATTAAAGAACCACTATTGCCCAAGAATTACAGTAGTTTTGAAGAGCAACAAGCATACAGTGCTTCAAGTAAAGAGTGA